In a genomic window of Bacteroidales bacterium:
- a CDS encoding polysaccharide deacetylase family protein yields MKTPKPPAALSLDLDNQWSYMKIHGDAGWDRYPTYLPVFLPYVLDLLDELNLKITFFIVGQDASMEINRPWLRMITERGHEVGNHSFRHESWIQAYSPAEMEEELASAEDSIRQATGQVPRGFRGPGFSWSVDLLKLLKKKNYLYDASTLPTYIGPLARLYYFWTSRLTKEEKEVRKYLFGKFSDGFRPLKPYRMDLGEEGNLLEIPVTTIPVFKVPFHLSYLLYLSGYSMVLMRIYLRFALFMCRITRTPVSFLLHPLDLISGDEVPELSFFPGMQVPSEKKKTVFRLVIRELARHYTLMPMSAFAEERMKTQLPVRKPR; encoded by the coding sequence ATGAAAACACCAAAACCGCCAGCTGCTCTTTCCCTAGACCTTGACAACCAATGGAGCTACATGAAGATCCATGGGGATGCCGGATGGGACCGGTATCCGACCTATCTTCCTGTATTTCTGCCCTATGTTCTTGATTTACTGGATGAGCTCAACCTGAAAATTACCTTTTTTATTGTGGGGCAGGATGCTTCCATGGAAATCAACCGGCCCTGGCTTCGGATGATTACGGAGCGGGGACACGAAGTGGGAAACCATTCTTTCCGTCATGAATCCTGGATACAGGCTTATTCGCCCGCCGAGATGGAAGAGGAGCTGGCCTCAGCCGAGGATAGTATCAGGCAGGCTACAGGCCAGGTTCCCCGTGGTTTCCGTGGCCCGGGATTCAGTTGGAGCGTTGACCTGCTGAAACTCCTGAAAAAGAAGAATTATCTTTACGACGCCTCTACCCTTCCCACGTATATCGGCCCACTGGCGCGGCTTTACTATTTCTGGACATCCCGCCTCACCAAAGAAGAAAAAGAAGTGCGGAAATATCTTTTCGGAAAGTTTTCCGACGGGTTCCGGCCTCTGAAGCCCTACCGGATGGACCTTGGTGAGGAAGGGAACCTCCTCGAAATTCCCGTTACCACCATACCCGTTTTCAAAGTCCCTTTTCACCTGAGCTACCTTCTTTACCTCAGCGGCTATTCCATGGTACTTATGCGGATATACCTTCGCTTTGCCCTGTTCATGTGCCGGATTACACGCACTCCGGTCAGTTTTCTGCTTCATCCCCTTGATCTTATCAGCGGCGATGAGGTTCCCGAACTTTCCTTCTTCCCGGGCATGCAGGTGCCCAGCGAAAAGAAAAAGACCGTCTTTCGCCTGGTGATCCGTGAACTGGCCAGGCATTACACGCTGATGCCCATGAGTGCATTTGCAGAAGAAAGGATGAAAACCCAACTTCCCGTAAGGAAACCCCGTTAA
- a CDS encoding glycosyltransferase family 4 protein: protein MMKIAYVSRYSARDVRSWSGLNHYIARALEKNGAIIEYIDDLQMPGFLVEKMKERLIPALTGKKYLIDRSLSVARSYARQVARRLKKIKADVVFCPANLPVAFLETDLPLVFYTDACFANVIDYYSDFSNVHEISIRSGHIIEEESFRRSAAVVYSSHWAADKAISYYGVPEEKVHVIPFGGNIENAHTEADIQLWNEKKDFSKIRLLFIGVDWYRKGGAKAYEVAKMLNLRGIPAELIVAGCHVPEGYLADGIVKRYPFLNKQIPEQREVLYNLYRTSHFFLMPTYAEAFGLVFAEASAFGLPCITHDTGGVSAAVHSGRNGQLFSPDAPPEQMADFIAGLWNNQDNYRRLSLNAFRHYRERLSWDVNGKLLYNLLLKVTGKSASGQ from the coding sequence ATGATGAAGATTGCCTATGTAAGCCGCTACAGTGCTCGTGATGTAAGGTCCTGGAGCGGATTGAACCATTATATTGCCAGAGCACTGGAAAAAAACGGTGCTATAATAGAATATATTGACGATTTGCAGATGCCGGGTTTTCTGGTTGAAAAGATGAAAGAACGGTTAATACCGGCATTGACGGGGAAAAAATATCTGATTGACAGAAGCCTTTCGGTGGCCAGAAGCTATGCCAGACAGGTGGCCCGCCGACTGAAAAAAATAAAGGCCGATGTGGTTTTCTGTCCTGCCAATCTGCCTGTTGCTTTCCTTGAGACCGATCTGCCGTTGGTTTTTTATACGGATGCATGTTTTGCCAATGTAATTGACTATTACAGCGATTTTTCCAATGTGCATGAAATCAGCATCCGCTCCGGGCATATTATCGAGGAAGAGTCCTTCCGGCGGTCTGCTGCCGTGGTATATTCATCACACTGGGCTGCTGACAAGGCAATTTCGTACTATGGCGTGCCGGAAGAGAAAGTCCATGTAATCCCTTTCGGGGGAAATATAGAAAATGCCCATACGGAGGCAGATATTCAGCTCTGGAATGAAAAAAAAGATTTCAGCAAGATCCGCCTTTTGTTTATCGGGGTTGACTGGTACCGCAAGGGGGGAGCCAAGGCATATGAAGTTGCAAAAATGCTCAATCTCAGGGGAATACCGGCAGAACTGATTGTGGCTGGCTGTCACGTTCCGGAAGGCTATCTGGCTGATGGAATCGTAAAAAGATATCCTTTTCTGAACAAGCAGATTCCGGAACAGAGGGAGGTTTTGTACAACCTGTACCGAACGTCTCATTTTTTTCTGATGCCCACGTATGCCGAAGCTTTTGGACTGGTATTTGCCGAAGCATCGGCTTTCGGACTGCCTTGCATAACGCATGATACGGGAGGAGTTTCTGCCGCAGTGCATTCGGGCAGGAACGGCCAGTTGTTTTCTCCGGATGCCCCCCCTGAACAAATGGCCGACTTTATTGCCGGCCTCTGGAACAATCAGGATAACTACCGCAGGCTTAGTCTGAATGCTTTCAGGCATTACCGTGAGCGGCTTTCGTGGGATGTGAACGGCAAATTGCTCTACAACCTGTTGCTGAAGGTGACAGGGAAATCTGCATCGGGTCAGTAA
- a CDS encoding nucleotide sugar dehydrogenase → MKHLDGTEWKVKKIGVIGPGIVGMPMAALLAHARIRIGSKEPAKVVVVQRNSTHSGWKVAAINQGRSVIGGIEPGLDDIVRESVQEGLLSASHDYSVLTDADVVLVAIQTDKKGLEPDYGPLFSGLTDLAVALQKKPSGKIPLVVFESTLAPSTMDTLIKPFFASYGLQEGKDILLGNSPNRVMPGRLVERIAQADKLVAGLHPLTPQLIRHLYSFIVTRAELHTTNSYTAEIVKTLENAYRDVRIAFSAEIVRYCDDNDIDFYALRDEVNKKLARPDESSSNPTAVPTGAMLIPALGVGGHCLPKDGILLWWRKLEKDGPSSDSLILKAREINDEAPAKTLELAEKHFGSLNGKSVALLGAAYRFNSEDTRNSPTLVFARELISKRCRVVLHDPFVKKDDQNILRYGFSDILTHNLSEALREAEYIFVCTAHSVYVDGLSEILSSAPMARGLFDACNAYPRKNLSQETVRMAGIGKGRKIPTTTFVDFVYKGFRAMETGVANEVAMLCNFFNQEYHLNEFNRVHYGRVRELAGTCTTGCDLAVPGQVNHSVEYDGFIPRLVQCALQQARTNTFSAL, encoded by the coding sequence ATGAAGCATCTGGATGGTACCGAATGGAAAGTAAAAAAAATCGGAGTGATCGGCCCCGGCATTGTGGGCATGCCCATGGCAGCCCTGCTGGCCCATGCACGGATCCGTATCGGCTCAAAAGAACCGGCCAAAGTAGTGGTAGTGCAGAGAAATTCCACCCACAGCGGATGGAAAGTAGCTGCCATTAATCAGGGACGTTCCGTTATCGGCGGCATTGAACCGGGCCTGGATGATATTGTCAGGGAATCAGTACAGGAAGGCCTCCTTTCGGCAAGCCACGATTACTCCGTTCTCACTGATGCCGATGTGGTGCTTGTGGCCATCCAGACTGACAAAAAAGGGCTTGAACCAGATTACGGCCCACTCTTTTCAGGGTTAACCGATCTGGCTGTTGCTCTTCAGAAAAAGCCTTCCGGAAAAATACCCCTCGTTGTTTTTGAATCCACCCTGGCCCCATCCACCATGGATACGCTGATCAAACCCTTCTTCGCCAGCTATGGCCTGCAGGAAGGAAAAGATATTCTTCTTGGCAACAGCCCCAACCGGGTTATGCCCGGAAGACTGGTAGAACGGATAGCGCAGGCCGACAAGCTGGTGGCAGGTCTTCATCCGCTGACTCCCCAGCTCATCCGGCATCTGTATTCCTTCATTGTTACCCGGGCCGAACTGCACACCACCAACAGCTACACGGCAGAAATTGTGAAAACTCTGGAAAATGCCTACCGGGATGTACGGATTGCCTTTTCGGCCGAGATCGTCAGGTATTGCGACGACAACGACATTGATTTTTATGCCCTTCGCGATGAGGTGAATAAAAAACTGGCCCGCCCCGACGAAAGTTCGTCCAACCCCACTGCTGTCCCTACCGGAGCGATGCTGATTCCTGCTCTCGGCGTGGGGGGCCATTGCCTGCCGAAAGACGGCATTCTGCTGTGGTGGAGAAAGCTGGAAAAAGACGGCCCATCCTCAGACAGTCTGATACTCAAGGCACGGGAGATCAATGACGAGGCTCCTGCCAAAACACTGGAACTGGCCGAAAAACATTTTGGCAGCCTGAACGGCAAATCAGTTGCCCTCCTGGGTGCCGCCTACCGGTTTAATTCCGAAGATACCCGCAACAGTCCCACCCTTGTGTTTGCCAGAGAACTTATCAGCAAACGCTGCCGGGTTGTTCTGCATGATCCGTTTGTTAAAAAAGACGATCAGAACATTCTGCGGTATGGTTTCAGCGACATTCTTACCCACAACCTTTCCGAAGCCCTCCGTGAAGCTGAGTACATTTTTGTATGTACAGCCCATTCGGTGTATGTAGACGGACTGAGTGAAATTCTTTCCTCTGCCCCGATGGCCCGGGGCTTGTTTGATGCCTGCAATGCCTATCCGCGAAAGAATCTGAGCCAGGAAACAGTGCGCATGGCCGGCATCGGCAAGGGCAGAAAAATACCTACCACGACGTTTGTCGATTTTGTTTACAAGGGCTTCCGGGCAATGGAAACGGGTGTGGCCAATGAAGTTGCTATGCTCTGCAATTTCTTCAACCAGGAATACCATTTGAACGAATTCAACCGGGTGCATTACGGTAGGGTGCGCGAACTGGCGGGAACCTGTACCACAGGCTGCGACCTGGCAGTTCCCGGACAGGTGAACCATTCCGTGGAATACGACGGCTTTATCCCACGGCTGGTGCAATGCGCCCTTCAACAGGCCCGGACAAATACTTTTTCGGCCTTATGA
- a CDS encoding decaprenyl-phosphate phosphoribosyltransferase — protein MIKAIIQTLRPYQWTKNSLVFAALIFSLSFFQTDLLLRSFAAFLLFCAASSAVYIMNDLKDLKEDRLHPLKKNRPLPSGKLSAGIAIAIMVLLAATAITGSVVLHRKFAVVLGLYFLLNIGYSFGLKKIVILDVMMVSAGFLLRALAGAAVIDVEASRWLFLCTLMLALMLTTGKRYHEISFLQKEAGNHRKSLSNYNLPLLEAMLLISGGASILTYSLYTISAETINHIGTPNLIYSTLFVVFGVFRYLYLLYVKAEGGDPARLVISDIPFIINGILWICSILFIIYYQNSSLRELINKLQ, from the coding sequence ATGATAAAAGCCATCATCCAGACATTGCGGCCTTACCAGTGGACAAAGAACTCCCTTGTTTTTGCCGCACTGATCTTTTCCCTTTCGTTTTTTCAGACCGACCTGCTGTTGAGGTCATTCGCCGCATTCCTGCTTTTCTGTGCGGCCAGCAGTGCGGTGTATATTATGAACGACCTGAAAGACCTGAAGGAAGACCGGCTGCATCCGTTGAAGAAGAACCGTCCGCTTCCGTCCGGTAAACTCTCGGCAGGGATAGCCATTGCCATCATGGTGCTGCTGGCCGCAACCGCCATAACCGGCTCTGTCGTTCTGCACCGGAAATTTGCCGTGGTACTGGGACTGTATTTTCTTCTCAACATAGGGTATTCGTTTGGTTTGAAAAAGATTGTCATCCTCGACGTTATGATGGTCTCGGCCGGATTTCTGCTCCGGGCATTGGCGGGAGCCGCTGTTATTGACGTGGAAGCCTCGCGCTGGCTTTTTTTATGTACCCTCATGCTGGCTCTTATGCTGACCACCGGCAAACGGTACCACGAAATCAGCTTCCTGCAGAAGGAGGCAGGCAATCATCGCAAAAGCCTGAGCAATTACAATCTGCCTTTGCTGGAAGCCATGCTGCTCATCAGCGGAGGAGCCTCTATCCTCACCTACAGTTTGTATACCATCTCTGCAGAAACCATCAACCACATCGGAACTCCCAATCTTATTTACTCTACCCTGTTTGTGGTTTTTGGCGTATTCCGGTATCTCTATCTTCTGTATGTCAAAGCGGAAGGAGGTGACCCTGCCCGGCTCGTAATTTCTGACATTCCCTTCATTATCAACGGAATCCTCTGGATATGTTCCATCCTGTTTATTATTTACTATCAAAACTCCTCTTTACGGGAACTCATTAACAAACTGCAGTAA
- a CDS encoding HAD-IB family hydrolase gives MPNLVVFDFDGTITRKDTMLALAQYRCGLPGFLAGMVVLSPWLLMHVLGIYPNHRTKERFLTFFFGGTTVEEFGKLCQQFIDEKLEGMLRSDAIKCLKQHKEAGDRVLVVTASAGNWVMPWCIRYGVECIASSLEVKEGKITGRMDGKNCYGEEKVRRLLEKARPGDYDALIVYGDSRGDSALGKMADKYFYRNFA, from the coding sequence ATGCCCAATCTTGTTGTTTTTGATTTTGACGGAACCATTACCCGGAAAGATACCATGCTGGCGCTCGCACAATATCGCTGTGGCCTGCCAGGATTTCTGGCCGGAATGGTGGTACTATCACCCTGGCTGTTGATGCATGTTTTGGGCATTTATCCGAACCACCGCACCAAAGAACGATTCCTGACATTCTTCTTCGGAGGAACAACGGTTGAGGAGTTTGGCAAACTGTGTCAGCAATTTATTGACGAGAAGCTGGAGGGTATGCTGCGGAGCGATGCGATAAAATGTCTAAAGCAACACAAAGAAGCCGGTGACAGGGTGCTGGTGGTTACAGCTTCAGCCGGAAATTGGGTAATGCCCTGGTGTATAAGGTACGGAGTAGAATGCATTGCCAGCAGTCTGGAAGTGAAAGAAGGAAAGATAACCGGCCGCATGGATGGGAAGAATTGCTATGGTGAGGAAAAAGTGAGAAGGCTTCTTGAAAAAGCCCGGCCCGGAGACTATGATGCACTGATTGTTTATGGCGATAGCCGGGGAGATAGTGCATTGGGGAAAATGGCAGACAAGTATTTTTACCGGAATTTTGCCTGA
- a CDS encoding NAD(P)/FAD-dependent oxidoreductase: MKAGIVGGGMLGLYLAHRLRKAGWDVTVLEEAPSTGGLASAWQIGPYTWDKYYHVISLSDTVLRSFLKEMNLAEQIVWKETRTGFYTDGRLYSMSNTKEFLAFPPLNLADKLRLGGTIFLGSLIKSPRRLEKMHVADWLTRWSGERTFEKIWLPLLKAKLGDAWQRTSAAFIWATIRRMYAARRSGEKKEMFGYVRGGYATILRTVTSFLSDNGTVIRTGFAVDRIKNKANKTEITGKNGETLEFDRVILTVPPPVILRIFPDVDPVEKDKMTAIPYMGVICVSLLLKKSLSPFYVTNVTEEGIPVTGIIEMTALIDPEVFGGHALIYLPKYLEPDNPLFDRDDEEIIRLFTGALKKVHPSLSDEEIAAVKVARSRYVFALPVLHYSRIKPSFDTGTEGIYMVNSAHITNSTLNVNETLNLANEFLAKMFSL, translated from the coding sequence ATGAAAGCAGGAATTGTGGGCGGCGGCATGCTGGGCCTCTACCTGGCCCACCGTCTGCGCAAAGCAGGCTGGGATGTTACCGTGCTGGAAGAAGCACCTTCCACAGGCGGCCTGGCTTCTGCCTGGCAGATCGGACCCTATACCTGGGATAAATATTATCACGTCATCTCCCTTTCCGACACGGTCCTTCGTTCCTTCCTCAAGGAAATGAACCTTGCCGAACAAATCGTATGGAAAGAAACCCGGACAGGTTTTTATACCGACGGACGGCTCTATTCCATGTCCAACACCAAAGAGTTTCTTGCTTTTCCTCCCCTGAATCTTGCCGATAAGCTCAGGCTCGGAGGAACCATTTTTCTCGGCTCACTTATAAAAAGTCCGCGGCGCCTCGAAAAAATGCATGTCGCCGACTGGCTTACACGGTGGTCGGGAGAACGAACGTTTGAAAAAATCTGGCTTCCCCTGCTGAAAGCAAAGCTGGGCGACGCATGGCAGCGAACTTCCGCTGCTTTTATCTGGGCCACCATAAGAAGAATGTATGCCGCCCGGCGAAGCGGAGAAAAAAAGGAAATGTTCGGCTACGTGCGGGGAGGATATGCCACCATACTCCGAACAGTCACATCGTTCCTCAGCGATAACGGTACCGTTATCCGCACCGGCTTCGCGGTAGACAGAATCAAAAATAAGGCCAACAAAACAGAAATTACCGGGAAAAACGGTGAAACGCTCGAATTCGACCGGGTAATCCTTACTGTGCCTCCCCCGGTTATCCTCAGGATTTTTCCCGATGTTGATCCGGTTGAGAAAGATAAAATGACGGCTATCCCCTATATGGGAGTCATCTGTGTTTCTCTCCTTCTCAAAAAATCCCTTTCGCCTTTTTATGTTACCAACGTTACAGAAGAAGGCATACCCGTTACCGGAATCATTGAAATGACGGCCCTGATTGATCCAGAAGTATTCGGAGGCCATGCCCTCATTTACCTTCCGAAATACCTGGAGCCGGACAACCCTCTTTTTGACAGGGATGATGAGGAAATTATCCGTCTGTTCACCGGTGCGCTGAAAAAAGTGCATCCTTCCCTGTCAGACGAAGAAATTGCTGCAGTGAAGGTAGCCCGCAGCCGGTATGTTTTTGCCCTGCCGGTTCTTCATTATTCCCGCATCAAGCCGTCATTTGATACCGGAACCGAAGGTATCTATATGGTGAATTCGGCCCACATCACCAACAGCACGCTGAATGTAAACGAAACACTGAACCTGGCCAATGAATTTCTGGCCAAAATGTTTTCCTTGTAA
- the asnB gene encoding asparagine synthase (glutamine-hydrolyzing), producing the protein MCGFVGLINKNHHSAEPGLLRAMAETIRHRGPDDEGQYVDGPLGLFHKRLSIIDLATGHQPMEDDGLVIVFNGEIYNYVELRNDLIRLGYVFHTASDTEVILKLYRHYGAEGIPLLNGMFAFILYDKNKQELLVARDHFGIKPLYVFENEHLLLFASEIKALLAHPGVKPEVNYPMLNEYFVFQFVVGNDTLFKGIKKFMPGCYTLYNLHDFSRTTVQYWEPNFKIDLYHTEEYFAHELERLLEETVKWQLRSDVPLGTYLSGGLDSSLVTMLAARLSDQPIASFTGAFDEGPSFDESRYAAIVAEKAGAKHHVIYMKPEDFIDAIPTLIYHLDEPVAGPGLFPQYMVSRLAAQNVKVVLGGQGGDEIFSGYARYVIAYLEQALKGAIFETNEEKEHIVSLQSILPNLPYIKSYLPMLKRFWSKETFEPMDRRYFHLIDRFDGNSGIFTEDYLRQFDREAIFAKFQTLFNHPDTLSYINKMTHFDMFGSLPGLLQVEDRVSMAVSLESRVPLLDRRIVDLVSVMPAGLKFKGGEMKYILKKVIRDIIPPEIFNRKDKMGFPVPLHIWARGPVGSFFKDILLSKKARERGIFDPGKVEALIRNEDAFGRALWGALSVELWFNTFIDN; encoded by the coding sequence ATGTGTGGATTTGTCGGGCTTATTAACAAAAATCATCATTCAGCCGAACCCGGCCTGCTCAGGGCAATGGCCGAAACCATACGTCACCGCGGCCCTGACGACGAAGGGCAATATGTGGATGGCCCGCTGGGTCTGTTCCACAAAAGGCTGTCCATCATCGACCTCGCAACGGGTCATCAGCCCATGGAAGATGACGGACTGGTCATCGTCTTTAACGGTGAAATCTACAATTACGTTGAACTGCGCAACGATCTGATCCGGCTTGGATACGTTTTTCATACTGCCTCCGATACGGAAGTCATACTCAAGCTCTACCGGCATTACGGTGCTGAAGGCATCCCTCTGCTGAACGGGATGTTTGCCTTTATTCTTTATGACAAAAATAAGCAGGAACTGTTGGTGGCAAGGGATCACTTCGGGATCAAACCCCTGTATGTTTTCGAGAATGAACACCTGCTGCTTTTTGCCTCCGAAATAAAAGCCCTGCTGGCGCATCCCGGGGTGAAGCCGGAGGTGAACTACCCCATGCTCAATGAGTACTTTGTGTTTCAGTTTGTGGTAGGAAATGATACCCTGTTCAAGGGAATCAAAAAATTCATGCCCGGCTGTTATACCCTCTATAACCTGCATGATTTCAGCCGTACAACAGTTCAGTACTGGGAACCGAATTTCAAGATCGACCTGTATCATACCGAAGAATACTTTGCCCATGAACTGGAAAGACTTCTGGAGGAAACCGTGAAATGGCAGCTGCGCAGTGATGTACCCCTGGGCACGTACCTGAGCGGGGGGCTCGATTCATCGCTGGTTACCATGCTGGCCGCCCGTTTGTCTGATCAGCCCATTGCTTCGTTCACGGGAGCGTTTGACGAAGGACCCTCCTTTGATGAATCGCGCTATGCCGCCATTGTTGCCGAAAAAGCCGGCGCGAAGCACCATGTTATATATATGAAACCGGAAGATTTTATCGATGCCATACCTACCCTCATCTATCACCTTGACGAACCGGTGGCCGGCCCGGGCCTTTTCCCGCAGTATATGGTATCCCGGCTGGCGGCACAAAATGTGAAGGTGGTCCTTGGAGGACAGGGCGGCGATGAAATCTTCAGCGGGTATGCCCGTTACGTAATTGCTTATCTGGAACAGGCCCTGAAAGGTGCCATATTCGAAACCAACGAAGAAAAAGAACATATCGTTTCCCTGCAGTCCATTCTGCCGAATCTTCCCTACATCAAAAGTTACCTGCCCATGCTGAAAAGATTCTGGAGCAAGGAAACCTTTGAACCTATGGACCGTCGCTACTTCCATCTCATTGACCGGTTTGACGGCAATTCCGGCATATTTACCGAAGACTATCTTCGGCAGTTTGATCGGGAAGCGATTTTTGCCAAGTTCCAGACCCTGTTCAACCATCCCGATACCCTTTCGTACATTAACAAAATGACCCATTTCGATATGTTCGGGAGTCTGCCGGGATTATTGCAGGTGGAAGACCGCGTGAGCATGGCGGTTTCGCTCGAATCGCGGGTTCCTTTGCTCGACCGCCGCATCGTTGATTTGGTTTCCGTTATGCCGGCCGGCCTTAAATTTAAAGGCGGCGAAATGAAATACATTTTGAAAAAGGTTATCCGCGACATCATCCCTCCGGAAATCTTTAACCGCAAAGACAAGATGGGCTTCCCGGTACCTTTGCATATCTGGGCGCGCGGACCAGTCGGCTCCTTTTTTAAAGATATATTACTATCGAAAAAAGCCCGTGAGAGGGGTATTTTTGATCCCGGCAAAGTCGAGGCCCTTATCCGCAATGAAGATGCCTTTGGAAGGGCACTCTGGGGGGCACTGAGTGTGGAATTATGGTTTAATACATTTATTGACAACTAA